Part of the Nicotiana sylvestris chromosome 2, ASM39365v2, whole genome shotgun sequence genome, AGGTGGTTTTGGTtggaatttcatattgaaactcaaaaaaaaaaacataaacacattttatatattttgtatgtcgaGTGTAGAAACGGttacaaaatatctacaacttACATAATTGTATACAAGTTGTAAATAAATCATATTTAAATTATAGTTTTTGACCTAATTCTGTACACAGAACTTGTAtttaagttgtagataaattgtagattatgaCTGAATTTGTACATTTATGTAAATATGAAAACTTAGACAAACCATATAAAAAAGTTTAAAATCTCGTATTATATACgaaaaatcaacaaaagaaaTTTCATGCTCATGGCTCGAACCTCAAACTTTTAAGTAAGGATGAATAAAGCGCATTAACAAATGCGACATCATACCAAGAAATTAGGTTCGTATTGGGACCGAACTAAATTTAGATTTGTGCCGAAAAATCCCACATTAAAAGATAAAATGTTCTCAAACCAAGGTGATTTCATACGCATGACTCGAACATCAAACCTCTATATATGATAAAAGAAACATTTACCATCCTTTAATTATTTCATAAAAAAAATGTTGCGTGGAAGAAAAGTAACTTCCAAATTCCAATATCCAAAGACCTTTTTCATGATTATTTACTCTTTCTTTGgcttagaaaaaatgaaaatcaagcaAACAATGGGCATTGAGAATTTGCTCCGTTATTAAtgaaattaaatatcatattaatTTGATCATAATAACAGTATGATtattaaacaaaaaatataagaaaGTACAAAATTGTTCAATTTTCAATAGTACAaagcaaacaacaacaacaacaacccagtgtaattccacaagtggggtctggggagggtaatatgtacgcagaccttacctctacccgaggggcagagaggctgtttccaggacaAAGCAAACTTAAATCATTTTCCTTTAATTTACTAATTTGTGTAGTTACACATTCTAGTAGTAATAATTACATAACCATgtagcaaaaataaaaaataaaataaaataaaatacaagagttaaaaaaaaaaaaaaaatgaaaaaaatgccAAGCAAATAAACCCTTTTCCGAAGATTCACACTCCTTCCTCTGCAAAACCCTAGAAATACAACCCCTTCCACTGCCATAGCAGAGAAACAGAGAGAAACAATCAAACAGAGAACTTCAGGGCCTATAACACCACATATATCTAGGTACAAGCACCTCattcttttgttttctattttttttttttttttttttttttacgcgCTATAATTCTGTTCTATCACTTACTTAGGGTTTTGATTTTTGATCGTATAATTTTGTTGCCTTTTCATTTAAGGCATATGGAGACTGCAGCGGCGGCAGTAGCACAACAACCCGTCTCTGCTCAAGTTGTGCGTATACCCTTTTTtgagattttttttcattttctgagCTCAGTTCTGTTTTTTTTTGGGTATTCTCTTCTTATGGGGTTGGGGAGGTTAGTTAGATATTGAATATGggttgatttttttgtttttgttttttggatATAGGTTGCAAATGCTTTTGTGCAGCAGTATTTTCATATACTGCACCATTCTCCTGGACTAGTTTTTAGGTTTTACCAAGAGATAAGCAAGCTTGGACGACCTGAAGACGATGGGTCGATGAGCGTTACAACTACAATGCAAGTAAGCTACTGAATTGGAACTAacctgtattttccttgtctagGCTTTTTTAGTGGTCGTTTGGTTATGAGGATGTGGGATAATGATCCCGGGATAAAATGTGTGATTATATTATTCAAATGCTTTTGGTTGAACTTAGATTCCAGTGTAAGCTATCCCGGGATTGTTTATACCGAAATTGTGATATTATTTTTATACCACACTCTATCTGAGATAACACTTTTCTCCCCCAATTTAAACTTAAAGTTTATCAATGTTTATCTGGTGGAAAACCTAACACATGTTTTATATTATGCGCTTTTATATACCAATAAAAGTATATCCAGTAATAATCTCTGTCATTATTTAATCGTTGTATTATAATCCCCACATTATAAATCTATTATGAACTGGTGACAAACAAAACGACCCTTAGTTTGTTTAGAGATTTTGTATGTTAGGTAGAAAAAAAGTAAAGACTTTCTAGTCTTAAGTTAAGAGTCCCTAATTTGTTTTTAAAGATAAATTTATTAAGTGCCGGGAAGAACTTCTAGTGATAAAGAGCCCTTACTTTGTCTTAAAAGATAAATTATTAAGTATTGGAATGAAACATGTCCAAATGGAACAAAGTATATAATGATGAGTCATATAATCGACCACAACTAGTTTGGAATTGAGAAATAGGGTTTTGCAGTTGCGTTCTTTCTTGTATCCTTCTCCCGGGATCTTAACGTAGTTTGTGAAACTTTCTTCCATTGTGTCCAAACTACGTGCTGTTTATGATTATAGCACTGTGTCTTTGTTTCTATTTGGCTAGTTGCAATTTTTTTTACATTAAAGGCGATGTATGGGCTTCAAGTTTTAATAGTTGTTGAATTGATTTTACGTTCTGCACTTAAGCTGTTAGTCATGGATATGTTAAATGCTGTGACGTGGAGGCATGCGAAGATTGCCGGTTCAGGGTTTTGGGAATATAGAattattatcttttccaaaaCTTTGAAAATTGTCAAACCTTGATCTACTCACGCTTCATTATACGAACGAGGTGGAGTTGACAGTTTACTTTGCCACTGTGCTTGTTCTACGTGCTGTTTATGATTATAGCACTGTGTCTTTGTTTCTATTTGGCTAGTTGCAATTTTTTTACAATAAAGGCGATGTATGGGCTTCAAATTTTAATAGTTGTTGAATTGACACTGTGCTTGTTCTCTGTGGTAAGTTTTGAGTTTAAGATTCTAAAGCCCgtcattttcttttgtttgatgtcAAACACACAGGCAATCAATGATAAGATACTCTCACTAAACTATGGGGACTTCAGAGCGGAGATTATATCTGTGGATGCGCAAGAATCCTACAATGGGGGAGTGCACGTCCTTGTGACTGGATTATTGTCTGGGAACGACAACGTGGTCCGGAATTTCTCTCAAACTTTCTTCCTAGCACCACAAGACCGAGGATACTTTGTTCTGAATGACATGTTTCGATATGGAGACAGTGTCAATCAACATGTTACTGCCGAGGTCCCGGCAATTAATGTGGTGGCTCCTGTGACTCCTGAACAAGGTAATATAAGTTGataggttttttttttgtttgatcgTGACCTTAAATTGGAACTGAGCATTGAAGTAAGTGTTTTCTATTTGTTGCAGATCCCCCTCCGGTGCAGCAGAATCACATGTCTGAGCAGAGCTCACCATCAGTGGAGGAAGCTAATGAGGGAGAAGTTTACAACCCACCTGAGAATGGTGACATACCTGTCAAAGAGGAAGATCCTGTTGCTGAGGTTGTTGATGAAATGCAAGATGACTCTCAAATAGCAGTTGAATCTAACATCAAAAGTGAAGATGCTCCTAAGAAGTCATATGCTTCAATTGtaagttcccccccccccccaaccccccACTTCCCCCCAAAAAAAACACAGAATCCTATCGCTTCCGCATGTTTATTTGTGAAGGGTTGAACAAGATTTTAAAGGTTTACCATTTACATAAGAGATTTTTGGAGGGGGGAGGGGTATGATGGACCTTTATTAAGTTAAAACAATTTGCAATATTTTTTCAGGTCATGCATCTCAAGGAAAGTGCTGCTAGTTTCTCCCCTCCTCCCGCACCTGCTCATCGGAAGCCTATGGCAAAGAGCGTTGAGCAAGCGAATCAACCTCCTATAACAGCGACTGATGGCCCAGCTTACAGCATAGATTCTGTTAATGACGCGAATAACCAAGAGGGAGAAGGCAAGCAACTATGCTATTGTGCTCCCATTTTGTACTCCCTTCGTCCTAATTTATGTGAcactctttcctttttagtcagtgCCAAAAAGAATGTCAATTTTccttatttagaaacaatttatcTTTAAAATTCCTTCTTTACCCTTAATGAATTAATTTACAATCACAAATATCTAAGGTCTGttttagaccacaagtttcaGAAGTCTTCCTTTCTTTATTAAACTTCATGTCGAGTCAAACACCGCCACATAAAATTAGGACGGAGGGTGTATCTCTTTTTAATTTTGTCTTGCTGCTAATATATTTGATATCTTATTCATATGTTCGCTTTTAACTGCTTCCAGCAACTGAAGGCTACTCAATCTACATAAAAGGCTTGCCTATGAGTGCAACTGTGGCGTTACTTGCAGATGAGTTCAAGAAGTTTGGGCCTATCAAGACTGGAGGCATTCAAGTCAGAAACAGAGTATGTGGTTTGCCCTAACATTTTAACTAATTAAGGAAAAAGCAGAgtaaattgttggttaatggatTTCTTTTTTGGGCGCTTGCTGATTCTGTAAACAATTGTAATTGGCGGATGACAGCATCAGGGATTTTCGTTCGGTTTTGTGGAATTTGAGGTGGCAAGTGCTGTGCAAAAAGCTATTGAGGTATCTTCAATTTCGTTCTCTATATATCATGTCTAGTTTATTAGTCTAACAATTGTATTGTTTCGAGAATCATTGATAAAATTTGTTTTTATGCCGATTAAGATTATTGTGGCTTACTGTCTTAGCTAATTTATTCATAGCTATCTGAAATGCCAGGTCTAGGCAAATTGCGAATTGGTATACTTAATCTGCACTGTATTTCGATAAAACTTTATCAGATTTCCCTACAATTTCAATTGCTGTGATGAATCCTTGTAGAAGATGAAATGTTTGGGATTCTTCGGAGAGACCAAATTATCCTTGTTAATTCTTTAGTGGTCCATCAAATAGAATGACTAAATTTCATGTAGAATGTACTGGTTATGAGCCTTGTGAAAGTCTTTATGTGTTCAATTCTTCTTAGAAAAATAGTATCTCCATCATGTATTAGAGTTAATACCGGAAGTGCTTAAGATAACTTACATAGTCCTTATATTATGTACACTTTTATACGGTGTATTCCAACTCATGTATGTTTTTTATGTCTCCTGAACTTTTATCTAGGTAGGTTTCATCATTAGTCTTACTTTACTATTTTGGGAATCTATTGTTTCTTCTTTGCAAGTTTTATATGATGCAATTACCCTTCTGATCTTCAAGTGTAGTAAAGTTTAACCACTGGCCTTACATTGTCTCTTCAATGTAAGGCCCCAACTATTTCCAGACCCAGTTTAGTTGATAAATCACTTTTTAAACGTGTCTAATAAAATGAAGAAATTGATTTTACATAGTCAAGAGTATTAATCTTTTAGTGATATCATAATAAATTGAGTATTTTTATGCTGGTATCAACCTACCATTTTTCTTGATAAGTTTTTTCCTCTATATTTCAGGCATCTCCAATTTCAATTGGTGGACGCCAAGCTGTTGTTGAGGAAAAAAAGTCTACAAATTCTCGAGGCAAGTTTAATATTATCCTTCTGAAGTAATTAAAGAATGAGTGTACAGTTAATTgctggaaaattttgaaaaaaatgcaCAAATGACATGTGGTAGAGTTCTTGAGAACAAGAAATTGAACCAACTTTTAGCACCAGGAGCTGTTCTTTGTATTTCAGTTTTCGGTTATCTTATCCGTTCTGTTCTCTATAGCACAGGGACATTCTCTCTTTCATttatcgattttttttttttttgtattaatTATCCTCCTCCTTTCAGGTAACAACAGGGCTAGATTTCAGTCCGGAAGGGGTTTTGGTTACAGGAATGATGGAGTAAGAGGTCGAGGAAACTATGGAGGTGGCAGGGGTTACGGTCGAGGTGATTTCGAAGGAAGAACTGAGTACAAGGGTGGCAACCGCAGCTGGTCATCAAACCGTGGTGGGGGCGATGGATACCAGCGAACTGATAACACAGGTGGCAATGCTGGGCGACCGAATCGTGGTGGAGGGATGCCTAACGGAACAGCCAAACACACAACAGCATGGGTTTCTACTGCACCTGAAATATAGTAGCTTAAAAGCAAAATTTCAACTGATTATAGTAGTTCTGAAATTGGCATTTTCTAACAGTTGACGTCCCGGGTAGGAGAAGTTTTGTCAGGAGCAACGATATTTTTGCAAGAGCTCTTTTTGCTAATTTTCAGTTCCCTAATTTCCCCTTTAATTGGTATAGGTGGGGTAGGAATTGAAGGTAGGAATTTAACTTCAAGTAGCTTTGGTTAAGTAGTATATAGAGTATCTAAGTCCCTAGGAAGAGATTATTCAGTCATTTTTATAGGCCTCTCTATATCAGTTGAATTGTTTTTATTTGGAGGCTATATTATAGCAATTGTGGAAATGAGTTTATATTAGCTGTAAATCTCTCATGGATTCTATTATCGGTGGCAGGTAACAGGTACCCGACG contains:
- the LOC104218087 gene encoding nuclear transport factor 2-like, which gives rise to METAAAAVAQQPVSAQVVANAFVQQYFHILHHSPGLVFRFYQEISKLGRPEDDGSMSVTTTMQAINDKILSLNYGDFRAEIISVDAQESYNGGVHVLVTGLLSGNDNVVRNFSQTFFLAPQDRGYFVLNDMFRYGDSVNQHVTAEVPAINVVAPVTPEQDPPPVQQNHMSEQSSPSVEEANEGEVYNPPENGDIPVKEEDPVAEVVDEMQDDSQIAVESNIKSEDAPKKSYASIVMHLKESAASFSPPPAPAHRKPMAKSVEQANQPPITATDGPAYSIDSVNDANNQEGEATEGYSIYIKGLPMSATVALLADEFKKFGPIKTGGIQVRNRHQGFSFGFVEFEVASAVQKAIEASPISIGGRQAVVEEKKSTNSRGNNRARFQSGRGFGYRNDGVRGRGNYGGGRGYGRGDFEGRTEYKGGNRSWSSNRGGGDGYQRTDNTGGNAGRPNRGGGMPNGTAKHTTAWVSTAPEI